The following proteins come from a genomic window of Paenibacillus spongiae:
- a CDS encoding dihydrodipicolinate synthase family protein yields MLTEQTLHGVIVPVITPFDRRGNLDVKSFEGLVTHLVDNGVHGLVVNGMTGEAAILKVNELETLITTARKAARRIPVIVGIGSSSTSTAVRRTAWVKSLGADAVLAYGPYYSRPSQQRIIQHFQALAEAELPVIAVDHTSRTRTSMELETVQAIMKMDHVIGLNECIDDITRTYKLARSMTKPVLCGEDELFFASLCGGGKGGILTSANLDSELFVQVYELYRDTKVEEANQLFNQLLPLIQFAFSEPNHASLKWLLTERGHIVSDRLRIPMTSFNHQSSNKVLL; encoded by the coding sequence GTGCTTACAGAACAGACTTTACACGGCGTTATCGTACCCGTGATTACGCCTTTTGACCGCCGCGGAAATTTGGATGTAAAATCATTTGAGGGTCTTGTTACGCATTTGGTGGACAATGGCGTTCATGGTCTCGTCGTAAACGGGATGACCGGTGAAGCCGCGATTTTGAAAGTCAACGAGCTGGAAACTCTGATCACCACCGCACGCAAAGCGGCAAGACGCATACCAGTGATCGTTGGGATCGGTTCAAGCAGCACCTCAACGGCCGTTCGCAGAACCGCGTGGGTGAAATCGCTTGGGGCGGATGCCGTGCTTGCTTATGGCCCCTACTATAGTCGTCCTTCACAGCAGCGTATCATTCAACATTTTCAAGCATTGGCCGAAGCCGAGCTTCCGGTAATTGCGGTTGATCATACGAGCCGTACGAGAACATCCATGGAGCTGGAGACGGTACAAGCCATTATGAAGATGGACCATGTTATTGGACTGAACGAATGCATCGACGATATTACGCGAACCTACAAGCTTGCCAGGTCGATGACCAAGCCCGTCTTGTGCGGTGAAGACGAGCTGTTCTTCGCTTCGCTATGCGGCGGCGGGAAAGGCGGGATCTTGACTAGCGCGAATCTGGACAGCGAGCTATTCGTGCAAGTCTACGAGCTGTACCGGGATACCAAAGTCGAAGAAGCCAATCAGCTGTTCAACCAACTGCTGCCTCTTATTCAATTCGCGTTCTCGGAACCGAATCATGCGTCCTTGAAGTGGCTTCTAACGGAGCGGGGGCATATCGTTTCGGACCGGCTGCGTATTCCGATGACAT